The Pseudomonas chlororaphis subsp. piscium genome contains the following window.
GGTGCTCGGGTCGTAGGTCAGGCGGCCGTGTTCGATCAGGTTGACGCTGCGCCCCGCCACCCGGCGCAACAGGGTATGCAGGCGCGCCGCCAGTTCCCGCAGGTCGAAAGGCTTGAGCAGGTAATCGTCGGCGCCAGCCTGCAGGCCGTCGACCCGGTCGGTGACCGAATCCCGCGCGGTGAGGATCAGCACGGGGATTTCCAGGCCGTTGTGGCGCAGTTGCTTGAGCAGCTTCAGGCCGTCTTCGTCGGGCAGGCCGAGGTCGAGCACCATCACGTCGAATTCCGCCACGCCGAGCATGGCCCGCGCCGCCGAGGCCGTGGCCACGTGCTCGACCGTCAGGCCCTGGGCCGTGAGGCCGGCCATGATCCCGCTGGCAATCAGTTCATCATCTTCACAGACCAGTACGTGCATGGTGAAACCTGTAGAAAAGGGGTGCATTAAAACTATTGCCGATTAAGCCGACATTATGCCCGCACCGCCAGTGTCACAAGGCGTGCAGGGTTAATCATCGGTTAATCGCCGTCGGCCATTGTGCCCGTCACTTGCACCGGTTTAAGGCTTTTCCATGCGTCGTCTGTTCATCCTGTTGTTCATGCTGCTGTCGGGCCTGGCTCAGGCGGGTAACAACCCGTTCGAGGTCAAACCCGACTTTCTCCCGGTCGGCAAAGCCTTCGTCTTCACCTCCGAACGCCTGGCGTCGGGGGAAACCCAGCTGTTCTGGCAGATCGCCGACGGCTATTACCTGTATCAGCAACGGCTGAGATTCGACGGCCTGGCGGACGCGCACAAACCGGCCCTGCCCGAGGGCGAGGCCCATAGCGACGAATTCTTCGGCGCGCAGCAGGTGTATCGCCAGGGCCTGGAACTGAAAATCCCCGCCGGCGCCACCGGCAAGGTCAAGCTCGGCTGGCAAGGCTGCGCCGACGCCGGCCTGTGCTATCCGCCGCAATCCTTGGAAGTGGACCTGGGCGGCAGCCCGGCCACCGCTACCGGAGCCAGCACCGAGGCCAGCGACCAGGCCCTGGCCAGCGGCCTGCAGCAGCGAGCCCTGGGCTGGAGCCTGCTGGTGTTCTTCGGCCTCGGCCTGTTGCTGGCCTTCGCCCCCTGCTCGCTGCCGATGCTGCCGATCCTCGCCGGCCTGGTGGTGGGCAGCGGCGCCAGCCCGCGTCGCGGCTTCGCCCTGGCGGGCAGCTATGTGGTGTGCATGGCGTTGGTCTATGCCGCCATGGGCGTGCTCGCCGCACTGCTCGGCGCCAACCTGCAAGCCTTGCTGCAACAGCCCTGGCTGCTGGGCAGCTTTGCCGCGGTGTTCGTGATCCTGGCGCTGCCGATGTTCGGCTTCTTCGAGCTGCAACTGCCGGCGGCCCTGCGCGACCGCCTGGAAAACGCCAGCCGTTCGCGCCGTGGCGGCAGCCTGGTCGGCGCCGGGGTGCTCGGCGCCCTGTCCGGCCTGCTAGTGGGCCCGTGCATGACCGCGCCGCTGGCCGGCGCCCTGCTGTACATCGCCCAGAGCGGCAATGCCTTGCACGGCGGGCTGATCCTGTTCGTCATGGGCCTGGGCATCGGCCTGCCGCTGTTGCTGCTAGTGACGGTGGGCAACCGCTTCCTGCCCAAGCCGGGGCCGTGGATGAACCTGCTCAAGGGCGTGTTCGGCTTCCTGTTCCTCGGCACCGCCATCGTGCTGCTGCGCCCGGTGCTCGACGAGTCGCTGTGGATCGGTTTATGGGGCGCGCTGGCGCTGGTCCTGGCCTACACCGCCTGGCAGCAGATGCGCGCGGCCGGCCGTGCCGGTCACCTGTTCGGCGCAGGCTCGGTGGTGTTCGGCCTGTGGGGCAGCCTGCTGCTGGTGGGCGCCGCCGGTGGCAGCGACGACCTGTGGCGACCGCTGAAGGTCTACAGCGGCGGCAATGCCGTGGCGGCGGTCAGCGCCCACGACGCCTTCACCACCGTCAAGGACCCGGCCGCCCTGCAAGGCGCCCTCGACACCGCCAAGGCCCAGGGCCAGTGGGTGCTGCTGGACTACTACGCTGACTGGTGCGTGTCCTGCAAGATCATGGAGAAACAGGTGTTCGGCCAACCCCAGGTCCTCGAGGCCCTGAAGGACGTGCGCCTGCTGCGCCTGGACGTGACGGCCGACAACGCCGCCAGCCGCGAACTGCTCAACCGGTATAAAGTGCCGGGGCCGCCGAGCCTGCTGTGGATCGGCCCGGACGGCGAAGAACGACGCAGCCAGCGGATTACCGGCGAGGTAGACGCCGCCGGCTTCCTGCAACGCTGGACCGCTACCCGAGAAACCCGTTGATGCTGACCTTTACCATCGGCACCTTTGCCATCGCGCTCAACCACCTGCTGCTGATCAGTGCCCTGGCGCTGGCCACCTTTGTCGGCTGGCGAGTCGCCAAGCGCGGTGGCGAGAACCCGGAGTCGGTGCTGTTCGGCCTGTTCCTGCTGGGCATGCTGGCGGCGCGCATCGGCTTCGTGGTCGCCTACTGGAAGCATTACCGCCACGACCTGTGGCTGATCATCGACCTGCGCGATGGCGGTTTTCTGCCTTGGCCGGGAGCCATCGTCCTGCTGCTGGCCGCCCTCGCCTGGGGCTGGCGCCGCCCGGCCCTGCGCAAACCGCTGGGCGCCGGGGTCGGCAGCGGCCTGGCCTTCTGGCTGCTCGCCAGCCTGTCCCTGAGCATCTTCGAACAAGGCACGCGGCTGCCGGAAATCGCCTTGCGCAACGCCGACGGCGACACCGTGCAGCTGACCAGCTACCAGGGCAAACCCCTGGTGATCAACCTGTGGGCCACCTGGTGCCCGCCCTGCCGCCGGGAAATGCCGGTGCTGGAAAGAGCCCAGCAGCAGCGCCCGGACCTGACCTTCCTGTTCGTCAACCAGGCCG
Protein-coding sequences here:
- the dsbD gene encoding protein-disulfide reductase DsbD codes for the protein MRRLFILLFMLLSGLAQAGNNPFEVKPDFLPVGKAFVFTSERLASGETQLFWQIADGYYLYQQRLRFDGLADAHKPALPEGEAHSDEFFGAQQVYRQGLELKIPAGATGKVKLGWQGCADAGLCYPPQSLEVDLGGSPATATGASTEASDQALASGLQQRALGWSLLVFFGLGLLLAFAPCSLPMLPILAGLVVGSGASPRRGFALAGSYVVCMALVYAAMGVLAALLGANLQALLQQPWLLGSFAAVFVILALPMFGFFELQLPAALRDRLENASRSRRGGSLVGAGVLGALSGLLVGPCMTAPLAGALLYIAQSGNALHGGLILFVMGLGIGLPLLLLVTVGNRFLPKPGPWMNLLKGVFGFLFLGTAIVLLRPVLDESLWIGLWGALALVLAYTAWQQMRAAGRAGHLFGAGSVVFGLWGSLLLVGAAGGSDDLWRPLKVYSGGNAVAAVSAHDAFTTVKDPAALQGALDTAKAQGQWVLLDYYADWCVSCKIMEKQVFGQPQVLEALKDVRLLRLDVTADNAASRELLNRYKVPGPPSLLWIGPDGEERRSQRITGEVDAAGFLQRWTATRETR
- a CDS encoding TlpA family protein disulfide reductase, with amino-acid sequence MLTFTIGTFAIALNHLLLISALALATFVGWRVAKRGGENPESVLFGLFLLGMLAARIGFVVAYWKHYRHDLWLIIDLRDGGFLPWPGAIVLLLAALAWGWRRPALRKPLGAGVGSGLAFWLLASLSLSIFEQGTRLPEIALRNADGDTVQLTSYQGKPLVINLWATWCPPCRREMPVLERAQQQRPDLTFLFVNQAESMQSVSTFLATQELNLNNVLFDGSGRLGQAVGSMALPTTLFYSADGRMLGSHLGELSEASLARALEHFDRPHSTTATQAAPSRKLPCPSSATC
- a CDS encoding response regulator encodes the protein MHVLVCEDDELIASGIMAGLTAQGLTVEHVATASAARAMLGVAEFDVMVLDLGLPDEDGLKLLKQLRHNGLEIPVLILTARDSVTDRVDGLQAGADDYLLKPFDLRELAARLHTLLRRVAGRSVNLIEHGRLTYDPSTRETLLGGQPVDLSRREQSLLQALLHNRGRVLSSEQLKDSVYGFNDELESNALNVHIHHLRRKLGNGIVETVRGLGYRLGPADGGEES